Proteins encoded in a region of the Mycolicibacterium duvalii genome:
- a CDS encoding alpha/beta fold hydrolase, translating to MAEFESIWSDLQGVAFSQGYLDAGGVRTRYLHAGDEAQPALVFLHGSGGHAEAYVRNLEAHAQHFSTWSIDMLGHGYTDKPGHPLEIAHYVDHLVAVLDAIGADRAHISGESLGGWVAARMAIDHPGRVDRLVLNTAGGSQADPEVMQRIVTLSMAAAEDPSWETVQARIKWLMADKSKDYDDIVASRQRVYRQPGFVGAMRDIMALQDPEIRARNLLGPKRYGSITAPTLVVWTSDDPTADVDEGRRIASMIPGARFEVMPGCGHWPQYEDAKTFDRLHLDFLLGRA from the coding sequence GTGGCGGAGTTCGAGAGCATCTGGAGCGACCTGCAGGGGGTCGCCTTCTCCCAGGGCTACCTCGACGCCGGCGGCGTGCGCACGCGGTACCTGCACGCCGGGGACGAAGCCCAACCGGCGCTGGTGTTCCTGCACGGCTCCGGCGGCCACGCCGAGGCCTACGTCCGCAACCTCGAGGCCCACGCCCAGCACTTCTCGACGTGGTCGATCGACATGCTCGGTCACGGTTACACCGACAAACCCGGCCATCCGCTCGAGATCGCGCACTACGTAGACCATCTCGTGGCGGTCCTCGACGCCATCGGCGCCGACCGCGCACATATCAGCGGGGAGTCACTGGGCGGCTGGGTCGCTGCCCGGATGGCGATCGACCACCCCGGCCGTGTCGACCGCCTGGTGCTCAACACCGCCGGCGGATCCCAGGCCGACCCCGAGGTGATGCAACGCATCGTCACCCTGTCGATGGCTGCGGCCGAAGACCCGAGCTGGGAGACCGTCCAGGCACGCATCAAATGGCTGATGGCCGACAAGTCCAAGGATTACGACGACATCGTCGCCAGCCGGCAGCGGGTCTACCGGCAACCCGGGTTCGTCGGGGCGATGCGCGACATCATGGCTCTGCAGGACCCTGAGATCCGGGCGCGAAACCTGCTCGGCCCCAAGCGCTATGGCTCGATCACCGCACCTACGCTGGTGGTCTGGACCAGCGATGATCCGACCGCCGACGTCGATGAGGGCCGCCGCATCGCGTCGATGATCCCCGGTGCCCGGTTCGAGGTGATGCCCGGCTGCGGTCACTGGCCGCAGTACGAAGACGCCAAGACCTTCGACCGGTTGCATCTGGACTTCCTGCTGGGGCGCGCGTGA